From the Anguilla anguilla isolate fAngAng1 chromosome 6, fAngAng1.pri, whole genome shotgun sequence genome, one window contains:
- the glula gene encoding glutamate-ammonia ligase (glutamine synthase) a, protein MATSASSSLSKAVKQQYMELPQGDKVQAMYIWIDGTGEGLRCKTRTLDSEPKSIEELPEWNFDGSSTYQSEGSNSDMYLIPSAMFRDPFRKDPNKLVLCEVLKYNRKPAETNLRKTCNKIMEMVENQHPWFGMEQEYTILGTDGHPFGWPSNGFPGPQGPYYCGVGADKAYGRDVVEAHYRACLYAGVQICGTNAEVMPAQWEFQVGPCEGINMGDHLWAARFILHRVCEDFGVVASFDPKPIPGNWNGAGCHTNFSTKEMREDGGLKFIEESIEKLGKRHDYHIRAYDPKGGLDNARRLTGRHETSNIHEFSAGVANRGASIRIPRTVGQDKKGYFEDRRPSANCDPYAVTEALIRTCLLSEEGDEPMDYKN, encoded by the exons ATGGCCACTTCCGCCAGTTCCAGTTTGAGTAAAGCTGTGAAACAGCAGTACATGGAACTTCCCCAGGGGGATAAGGTTCAAGCAATGTACATCTGGATTGATGGAACCGGGGAGGGACTTCGCTGCAAGACCAGAACCTTGGATTCAGAGCCCAAGAGCATCGAAG AACTGCCGGAGTGGAACTTTGATGGCTCCAGCACATACCAGTCGGAGGGCTCCAACAGCGACATGTACCTGATCCCTTCCGCCATGTTCCGGGATCCCTTCCGCAAAGACCCCAACAAACTGGTCCTGTGCGAAGTGCTGAAATACAACCGCAAGCCTGCAG AAACCAACCTCCGCAAGACTTGCAACAAAATCATGGAAATGGTGGAGAATCAGCACCCGTGGTTTGGCATGGAGCAGGAGTACACCATCCTGGGCACTGACGGTCACCCCTTTGGCTGGCCTTCAAACGGCTTCCCGGGTCCCCAAG GTCCTTACTATTGTGGCGTGGGAGCGGACAAGGCCTATGGGAGAGACGTTGTGGAGGCCCATTACAGAGCTTGCCTGTATGCTGGGGTTCAGATCTGTGGCACAAATGCCGAAGTCATGCCTGCACAG TGGGAGTTCCAGGTTGGCCCTTGTGAAGGCATCAACATGGGAGACCACCTGTGGGCTGCACGCTTCATCCTGCACAGGGTCTGCGAGGACTTTGGCGTGGTGGCTTCGTTCGACCCCAAGCCCATCCCCGGGAACTGGAATGGCGCTGGCTGCCACACAAACTTTAGCACCAAGGAGATGCGGGAAGATGGCGGGCTCAA GTTCATTGAAGAGTCCATCGAGAAGCTGGGGAAGAGGCACGACTACCACATCCGCGCCTACGACCCCAAGGGGGGGCTGGACAACGCCAGGCGCCTGACCGGACGCCACGAAACGTCCAACATCCACGAGTTCTCTGCCGGCGTGGCCAACCGCGGGGCCAGCATCCGCATCCCGCGCACAGTCGGCCAGGATAAGAAGGGCTACTTCGAAGACCGCCGCCCCTCGGCCAACTGCGATCCCTACGCCGTCACGGAAGCACTGATCCGCACGTGTTTGCTCAGCGAAGAGGGTGATGAGCCTATGGACTACAAGAATTAA